From a single Brassica rapa cultivar Chiifu-401-42 chromosome A01, CAAS_Brap_v3.01, whole genome shotgun sequence genomic region:
- the LOC103866974 gene encoding indole-3-acetic acid-amido synthetase GH3.5, translated as MPEAPKNESLEVFDLTLDEKNKRRLQLIEELTSNADQVQRRVLEEILTRNADVEYLRRHDLDGRTDRETFKNVMPVITYEDIQPEINRIANGDKSPILSSKPISEFLTSSGTSGGERKLMPTIEEELDRRSFLYSFLMPVMSQFVPGLDKGKGMYFLFIKSESKTPGGLPARPVLTSYYKSSHFKERPFDPYTNYTSPNETILCPDSYQSMYSQMLCGLCQHHEVLRVGAVFASGFIRAIKFLEKRWTELVRDIRTGTLSSSITDPSVREAVAKILKQSPKLAEFVESECKKKSWQGIITRLWPNTKYVDVIVTGTMSQYIPTLDYYSNGLPLVCTMYASSECYFGVNLRPLCKPSEVSYTLIPTMAYFEFLPVHRNTGVTNSINLPKALTEKEQQELVDLVDVKLGQEYELVVTTYAGLCRYRVGDLLKVTGFKNKAPQFSFICRKNVVLSIDSDKTDEVELQNAVKNAVTHLVPFDASVSEYTSYADTSSIPGHYVLFWELCLDGNTPIPPSVFEDCCLALEESLNTVYRQGRVSDKSIGPLEIKIVEPGTFDKLMDYAISLGASINQYKTPRCVKFAPIIELLNSRVVDSYFSPKCPKWVPGHKQWGSN; from the exons ATGCCTGAAGCACCGAAAAATGAATCTTTAGAGGTTTTCGACCTGACGCTCGACGAGAAGAACAAGAGGAGGCTTCAGTTAATCGAAGAGCTGACCTCCAACGCCGACCAAGTCCAGAGACGGGTCTTGGAGGAGATCTTGACCCGTAATGCTGACGTGGAGTATCTCAGGCGACATGACCTCGACGGTCGCACAGACCGAGAGACCTTCAAAAACGTGATGCCGGTTATAACGTACGAGGATATCCAGCCTGAGATCAACAGGATCGCTAATGGTGATAAATCTCCTATCCTCTCCTCAAAGCCCATCTCTGAGTTCCTCACCAG CTCTGGGACATCTGGTGGGGAGAGGAAGCTAATGCCAACAATCGAAGAGGAACTAGACAGAAGATCATTTCTCTATAGCTTCTTGATGCCCGTGATGAGCCAGTTTGTTCCTGGTCTCGACAAAGGCAAAGGAATGTATTTCTTGTTCATCAAGTCCGAGTCCAAGACACCAGGAGGCCTCCCCGCTCGCCCTGTCTTAACCAGTTACTACAAATCTTCCCATTTCAAAGAAAGACCATTTGACCCTTACACCAACTACACAAGCCCCAACGAGACCATCCTTTGCCCTGACTCTTACCAGAGCATGTACTCTCAGATGCTCTGTGGCTTATGCCAACACCATGAGGTTCTCCGAGTAGGCGCTGTCTTCGCATCTGGATTCATCAGAGCTATCAAGTTTCTTGAGAAGCGTTGGACCGAGCTGGTCCGGGACATCAGAACCGGTACTCTAAGTTCCTCCATAACCGATCCTTCAGTGCGTGAAGCCGTCGCCAAGATCCTTAAACAGAGCCCCAAACTCGCAGAGTTCGTGGAGTCCGAGTGCAAAAAGAAATCTTGGCAAGGGATCATCACTAGGCTATGGCCTAACACAAAGTATGTGGATGTGATTGTAACCGGGACAATGTCTCAGTACATTCCAACTTTGGATTACTACAGCAATGGCTTGCCTCTTGTCTGCACAATGTACGCTTCTTCTGAGTGTTACTTTGGTGTGAACTTGAGGCCACTCTGCAAACCTAGCGAGGTCTCTTACACGCTCATACCAACCATGGCTTATTTCGAGTTTCTGCCTGTTCATAGAAACACAGGTGTTACTAACTCCATCAATCTACCTAAAGCACTCACTGAGAAGGAGCAACAGGAGCTTGTTGATCTAGTTGATGTTAAGCTTGGCCAGGAGTACGAGCTTGTTGTCACAACTTATGCCG gACTTTGTAGATACAGAGTTGGTGATTTGTTGAAAGTGACTGGCTTCAAGAACAAGGCACCTCAATTCAGTTTCATATGCCGCAAGAATGTGGTGTTGAGTATAGATTCCGACAAGACCGACGAGGTTGAGCTTCAAAACGCAGTCAAGAACGCAGTGACACACCTCGTCCCATTCGATGCATCTGTCTctgagtacacaagctatgcggaTACAAGTTCTATCCCTGGCCATTATGTCCTTTTCTGGGAGCTATGTTTGGATGGAAACACACCGATCCCTCCTTCAGTCTTTGAAGATTGCTGCTTAGCCTTAGAAGAGTCTCTCAACACTGTTTATAGACAAGGAAGAGTTAGTGACAAGTCTATAGGCCCGCTCGAGATCAAGATTGTTGAGCCAGGGACATTCGATAAGCTCATGGATTATGCGATCAGCTTGGGAGCATCGATTAATCAGTATAAGACGCCGAGATGCGTGAAGTTTGCTCCAATAATTGAGCTATTGAATTCAAGAGTTGTTGATAGTTACTTCAGCCCCAAGTGTCCTAAATGGGTACCTGGTCACAAGCAGTGGGGAAGTAACTAG
- the LOC103866981 gene encoding probable NAD(P)H dehydrogenase (quinone) FQR1-like 1 — protein MSAPPKSDAPLITPNDLAEADGFVFAFPTRFGMMAAQFKAFLDSTGGLWRTQQLAGKPAAGIFYSTGSQGGGQETTALTAITQLVHHGMIFVPMGYTFGAGMFEMEKVKGGIPYGAGTFAGDGSRQPTEVGIGVGASIPPGEVHCRH, from the exons ATGAGTGCACCGCCAAAGAGTGATGCTCCTCTTATCACCCCCAACGATCTTGCCGAGGCTGATGGCTTTGTCTTTGCCTTCCCAACAAGGTTTGGTATGATGGCTGCTCAGTTCAAGGCCTTCTTAGATTCAACTGGTGGCCTCTGGAGGACTCAGCAACTCGCCGGTAAGCCAGCTGCCGGAATCTTCTACAGCACCGGGTCTCAAGGTGGCGGTCAAGAAACCACCGC ATTAACTGCCATTACTCAGCTGGTTCATCACGGTATGATATTTGTCCCGATGGGATACACGTTTGGTGCTGGTATGTTTGAGATGGAGAAGGTGAAAGGTGGAATCCCGTACGGTGCAGGAACATTCGCAGGAGACGGGTCGAGACAGCCAACGGAAGTCGGAATTGGAGTTGGAGCAAGCATTCCACCAGGGGAAGTACATTGCCGCCATTAG
- the LOC103866992 gene encoding calcium-binding protein KRP1, whose translation MASPKSPTRPTQQNPEPSFHDFLPAMAGKLGGEGLIGELCNGFELLMDREKGVITFESLRRNAAAVLGLGDLTDEDVRSMIKEGDFDCDGALNQMEFCVLMFRLSPDLMDASRCLVTEAIEEEYGRY comes from the coding sequence ATGGCATCACCAAAGTCACCAACCAGACCGACCCAACAAAACCCAGAACCCAGTTTCCACGATTTCCTCCCTGCCATGGCCGGGAAGCTAGGAGGCGAGGGTCTGATCGGAGAGCTCTGCAACGGATTCGAGCTGTTGATGGACCGAGAGAAAGGTGTCATCACGTTCGAGAGCCTCCGGCGTAACGCGGCGGCGGTGCTGGGTCTCGGAGATCTGACGGACGAAGACGTAAGGTCTATGATCAAGGAAGGGGATTTCGACTGCGACGGGGCGTTGAACCAGATGGAGTTCTGCGTGTTGATGTTTAGGCTTAGTCCTGACTTGATGGATGCGTCGAGGTGTCTGGTCACGGAAGCCATCGAGGAGGAATACGGCCGGTATTGA